From a single Nicotiana tabacum cultivar K326 chromosome 8, ASM71507v2, whole genome shotgun sequence genomic region:
- the LOC107830545 gene encoding calcium-dependent protein kinase 11, with the protein MAQAAAKKRPPIASSAKPSPNVLPYQTPRLREHYTLGKKLGQGQFGTTYQCTEKATGLQYACKSIPKRKLLCREDYEDVWREIQIMHHLSEHPNVVRIKGTYEDNLFVHIVMELCKGGELFDRIVQKGHYSERKAAHLMKTIVKVVEACHSLGVMHRDLKPENFLFDSSDEDATLKATDFGLSIFYKPGHYISDVVGSPYYVAPEVLHKYYGPEIDVWSAGVILYILLSGVPPFWAETDNGIFKQILKGKIDFESEPWPHISDSAKDLVKKMLNRDPKARITAHEVLCHPWLVDDAAAPDKPLGSAVLTRLKQFYDMNKLKKMALRVIAERLSEEEIGGLKQLFKMIDTDNSGTITYDELKDGLKRVGSDLVESEIKALMNAADIDNSGTIDYGEFIAATLHLNKMEREENLLAAFSYFDKDGSGYITTDELQQACIDFGLGDVKLDDIIKEIDIDNDGRIDYGEFATMMKKGNTGFAARTMRGNLNFNLADALGVNDSEKNQ; encoded by the exons ATGGCACAAGCTGCAGCAAAGAAGAGACCTCCTATAGCTTCATCAGCAAAACCATCTCCTAATGTCCTCCCTTACCAAACACCAAGATTAAGAGAACATTACACTCTTGGCAAGAAACTAGGCCAAGGCCAATTTGGTACAACTTATCAATGCACAGAAAAGGCAACTGGTCTTCAATATGCATGCAAATCAATCCCAAAAAGGAAACTTTTATGCAGGGAAGATTATGAGGATGTTTGGAGAGAAATTCAAATAATGCATCATTTATCTGAGCACCCTAATGTGGTGAGAATCAAAGGGACATATGAGGATAATCTTTTTGTCCATATTGTTATGGAATTATGTAAAGGGGGTGAGCTTTTTGATAGGATTGTTCAAAAAGGTCATTATAGTGAGAGGAAAGCTGCACATTTAATGAAGACAATTGTTAAGGTTGTTGAGGCTTGTCATTCTCTTGGTGTTATGCATAGAGATCTAAAGCCTGAGAATTTCCTCTTTGATAGTTCTGATGAAGATGCTACCCTTAAGGCTACCGATTTCGGATTGTCCATTTTCTATAAGCCTG GGCATTATATATCTGATGTTGTTGGAAGTCCTTATTATGTTGCTCCTGAAGTGTTGCATAAATATTATGGACCTGAGATAGATGTATGGAGTGCTGGTGTCATCTTATACATCTTATTATCTGGGGTTCCTCCTTTTTGGGCTG AGACAGACAATGGTATCTTCAAGCAGATTTTGAAAGGAAAGATAGACTTTGAATCTGAACCTTGGCCTCATATATCTGATAGTGCAAAAGACTTGGTTAAAAAGATGCTCAATAGGGATCCTAAAGCGCGAATAACTGCTCATGAAGTCCTAT GTCATCCATGGCTTGTGGACGATGCGGCTGCTCCAGACAAACCTTTGGGATCTGCAGTTTTAACTCGCCTAAAGCAGTTTTATGACATGAACAAACTCAAGAAAATGGCTTTACGA GTCATAGCAGAAAGGCTTTCAGaggaagaaataggaggcttaaAGCAGTTATTCAAAATGATTGACACAGATAACAGCGGGACAATCACATATGACGAACTGAAAGATGGCTTGAAAAGAGTAGGATCTGACCTTGTGGAGTCTGAAATCAAGGCCTTGATGAACGCG GCTGACATTGACAACAGTGGCACAATTGACTATGGTGAATTTATTGCCGCGACACTGCATTTGAATAAGATGGAGAGAGAGGAGAATCTGCTTGCTGCATTCTCCTACTTTGACAAAGATGGCAGTGGTTATATCACAACTGATGAGCTTCAACAGGCCTGCATAGATTTTGGCCTCGGTGATGTTAAATTGGATGACATAATTAAAGAGATTGACATAGATAAT GATGGACGTATAGATTATGGAGAATTTGCGACAATGATGAAGAAGGGAAATACAGGATTTGCAGCCAGAACTATGAGAGGCAATTTGAATTTTAACTTGGCAGATGCTCTTGGAGTAAATGACAGTGAGAAAAATCAATAG
- the LOC107830549 gene encoding putative membrane protein At4g09580: MRNKVTRTHSRSSSLPASLLLSSMAAPRGLVVDTTRDEEINLGLLSESPTGKRYKEGKFPLSRWEFAAAIAVFVVFSIGLFSIYLTMPAAEYGKLKLPRSLSDLRMLKDNIGTYAKVYPAKFILGYCSTYIFMQTFMIPGTIFMSLLAGALFGVLRGLFLVVFNATAGASSCYFLSKLIGRPIVNWLWPEKLRFFQAEIAKRRDKLLNYMLFLRITPTLPNLFINLASPIVDIPFHTFFTATLVGLIPASYITVKAGLALGDLKSVKDLYDFKTLSVLFLIGFISIIPTILKRKKIYE, encoded by the exons ATGAGGAATAAGGTGACACGTACCCACTCACGTTCATCATCATTGCCggcatcattgttgttgtcatcaaTGGCTGCACCAAGGGGTTTGGTAGTGGACACAACTAGGGATGAGGAAATAAACTTAGGATTGTTGTCCGAATCTCCCACGGGTAAAAGGTATAAGGAAGGGAAGTTTCCATTGTCAAGGTGGGAGTTTGCAGCAGCTATAGCTGTATTTGTGGTGTTCTCAATAGGGTTGTTTAGTATATACTTGACAATGCCAGCTGCTGAGTATGGTAAACTCAAGTTGCCTCGTTCGCTTTCTGATCTCCGAATGCTGAA GGATAATATTGGAACGTATGCCAAAGTTTACCCAGCAAAATTCATTCTGGGTTACTGCTCAACATATATATTCATGCAGACGTTTATGATTCCAGGGACGATTTTCATGTCCTTGCTTGCTGGAGCACTTTTTGGTGTTCTCAGAGGGCTTTTCTTGGTTGTCTTTAATGCTACAGCCGGTGCATCATCCTGCTATTTTCTGTCTAAATTAATTGGCAGGCCTATAGTTAACTGGCTGTGGCCTGAAAAATTGAGATTCTTTCAGGCAGAG ATAGCCAAGCGTCGGGATAAGTTGCTCAACTATATGCTGTTTTTGAGAATAACTCCAACATTGCCAAACCTTTTCATCAATTTGGCATCTCCTATTGTGGATATACCATTCCATACATTCTTCACGGCCACATTGGTTGGTCTAATTCCAGCCTCATATATTACAGTCAAG GCGGGCCTAGCTCTTGGTGATCTGAAGTCAGTCAAGGATCTATATGATTTCAAGACCTTGTCTGTGCTCTTCCTCATTGGTTTTATTTCAATAATACCTACCATCTTGAAGAGGAAGAAAATATACGAATAG
- the LOC107830548 gene encoding large ribosomal subunit protein bL21c-like has product MATLSLCSSPSTTVLSKNQTFLNTLSVPKANSNVTFLSHSLSALSLRSSKPNSFVPKFSESEASVAEVVAESEEPVIVPAVEASSSSLEPKREEVFAVVMIGSRQYIVFPGRYIYTQRLKGANVNDKIILNKVLLVGTKTSTWVGKPVVQNAAVHAVVEEQLKDKKVVVFKYKKKKNYRRNIGHRQPITRIRIMGITGYQDSPAVTLADLEAAK; this is encoded by the exons ATGGCTACCCTTTCACTGTGTTCTTCGCCCTCAACAACAGTACTATCCAAGAACCAAACTTTTCTCAACACCCTTTCCGTTCCTAAAGCAAATTCCAATGTTACATTTCTATCTCATTCACTTTCTGCTCTCAGTCTCCGTTCCTCTAAACCCAATTCTTTTGTGCCCAAATTCTCAGAATCTGAAGCTTCAGTTGCTGAAGTTGTAGCTGAATCAGAAGAGCCTGTAATTGTCCCAGCTGTGGAAGCCTCCTCCTCCAGCTTGGAACCTAAACGAGAAGAAGTGTTTGCTGTTGTTATG ATCGGATCTCGGCAATATATCGTCTTTCCTGGGCGGTATATCTACACCCAGAGACTTAAAGGTGCAAATGTCAATGACAAG ATCATCCTAAACAAGGTGTTACTAGTGGGAACAAAAACAAGTACTTGGGTTGGAAAACCAGTAGTGCAAAATGCAGCAGTCCACGCTGTTGTTGAAGAGCAG TTGAAAGATAAGAAGGTTGTTGTGTTCAagtataagaagaaaaagaactacAGAAGGAACATTGGTCACAGACAG CCGATTACTCGGATAAGAATAATGGGGATTACTGGTTATCAAGACTCACCAGCAGTCACTCTAGCAGACTTAGAAGCTGCCAAGTGA
- the LOC107830546 gene encoding subtilisin-like protease SBT3.4: protein MQKDQILSSILLLFLLIAAIGTMVDSQPSIEAKVHIVYTEKPEDLEAEEYHIKTLASVLGSEDAAKEALIYSYKHAASGFSAKLTAEQVSELSKQPGVLQIVPSQTVQLHTDRV, encoded by the exons ATGCAGAAAGATCAAATACTTTCTTCAATTCTATTGCTTTTCTTGTTGATTGCAGCTATCGGAACAATGGTAGATTCACAACCCTCCATTGAAGCCAAAGTTCATATAGTATACACTGAGAAACCTGAAGATCTAGAAGCTGAGGAGTATCATATCAAAACCCTAGCTTCTGTTCTTGGCAG TGAGGATGCGGCAAAAGAGGCGTTGATATACAGTTACAAGCATGCAGCTAGTGGATTCTCAGCAAAGCTGACTGCTGAGCAGGTTTCTGAGCTCTCAA AGCAACCTGGAGTGCTACAAATTGTTCCAAGCCAAACAGTTCAGTTACACACCGACCGTGTGTGA